The following proteins are encoded in a genomic region of Sulfurimonas sp. HSL3-7:
- a CDS encoding glycosyltransferase, translated as MKKKIKVLFVLAQLVGGGAERVTINIMRLLDRNIFDIHLLVMCSDGPSFEYLPSDITLHDIKVSKTMFSIFKLRQKILQISPDVIYSTLFRTHEALYFALLNVQNRPIVVMRSQNSPKLLLQNKRMGLFSKFLLETAYKSADLVLAQTPEMKDEIIKYHNINATKVHVLLNPLDTDNINAKIEKIENPFDPQRINVVAAGRLAKQKGFDILIKSFKYVVENNNQFFLHIIGEDLGEKERLEQIVHELSLENNVKFWDYQNNPYRFFFFSDLYVLSSRWEGMPNTVIENLYLRKPIVATNCIPYMNKLIQNGKNGFLVDVNDITALADAIINYNKITMEFPKPIETRYYVNDFFKSLGVKI; from the coding sequence ATGAAAAAAAAGATTAAAGTACTTTTTGTTTTAGCACAACTTGTCGGTGGTGGTGCCGAAAGAGTTACCATAAATATCATGAGACTATTAGATAGGAATATATTTGATATTCATTTACTAGTGATGTGCAGTGATGGTCCTTCTTTTGAGTATTTGCCTTCGGATATTACATTGCATGATATAAAAGTATCAAAAACGATGTTTTCAATTTTCAAACTTAGACAAAAAATTTTGCAAATCAGTCCGGATGTCATTTACTCAACACTGTTCCGCACTCATGAAGCACTCTACTTTGCATTGTTAAATGTTCAAAATAGACCTATAGTTGTAATGAGAAGCCAGAACTCTCCCAAGCTGCTATTACAAAATAAGAGAATGGGCCTTTTCTCGAAGTTCTTATTAGAAACAGCCTATAAGAGTGCGGATCTTGTTTTGGCCCAAACACCTGAGATGAAAGATGAAATTATTAAATATCATAACATCAACGCGACCAAAGTCCATGTTCTATTAAATCCATTGGATACAGATAATATCAATGCAAAAATTGAAAAAATCGAAAATCCTTTTGATCCACAACGTATTAATGTTGTAGCAGCAGGTAGATTGGCTAAACAAAAAGGTTTCGATATTCTTATAAAATCATTCAAATACGTTGTTGAAAATAATAATCAATTTTTTTTACACATTATTGGAGAAGACTTGGGTGAAAAGGAACGTTTAGAACAAATTGTGCATGAACTCTCGCTAGAAAATAATGTAAAGTTTTGGGATTACCAAAATAATCCTTATAGGTTTTTCTTTTTTTCAGATCTCTATGTACTTTCATCCAGATGGGAGGGAATGCCAAATACTGTAATTGAAAATCTATACCTCAGAAAACCTATAGTTGCCACCAACTGTATTCCATATATGAATAAATTGATCCAAAACGGAAAAAATGGTTTTTTAGTAGATGTAAATGATATAACTGCCTTGGCTGACGCAATTATAAATTATAACAAGATAACGATGGAGTTTCCAAAGCCAATAGAAACCCGGTATTATGTTAACGATTTTTTTAAATCCTTGGGTGTCAAAATATGA
- a CDS encoding O-antigen ligase family protein: MKKFDLQNTFLYGVLLGSFVNYVFILEIIPAPFPIIDAWGERYFGTVGNANSLAIVMIASIFASIVILHKKKEIHTMFLYYQYINILLAAYMIMLTLSKKGVIFGFLLIFIFLILSIKSIKKPKTVLKLIMLSIIGIVLIYNFITLDDIMNTLNGIERRFSNFHSQITSQHQTKFGSTGERKYFIELGWGLFKDKPLFGYGLDNFREFAHTYSHNNYIELLVGVGLVGMMIFYSIYFFLVKKILRMKDFFLKTIFLAIVGIILLMDFALVSYRNKTLLFLLLFIFVIVELENQYTIKSVDNEKKD; encoded by the coding sequence ATGAAAAAATTCGATCTGCAAAATACATTTTTATACGGTGTTCTTTTAGGCTCTTTTGTAAATTATGTATTTATACTTGAAATTATCCCTGCGCCCTTTCCAATTATAGATGCATGGGGAGAAAGATATTTCGGAACAGTAGGCAATGCCAACTCATTGGCTATTGTTATGATCGCATCAATATTTGCAAGTATTGTAATTTTACATAAAAAAAAAGAAATCCACACAATGTTTCTTTATTACCAATATATCAATATACTTTTAGCGGCATATATGATAATGCTGACATTGTCGAAAAAAGGAGTTATTTTTGGTTTTCTACTTATCTTCATTTTTTTAATATTATCTATCAAATCCATAAAAAAACCAAAAACAGTACTTAAACTTATCATGCTGAGTATTATTGGTATAGTGTTGATTTATAACTTTATTACTTTAGATGATATTATGAATACTCTTAATGGTATAGAACGAAGATTTAGTAATTTTCACTCTCAAATTACATCTCAGCACCAAACTAAATTTGGAAGCACTGGAGAACGAAAATATTTTATAGAATTAGGATGGGGTTTATTTAAAGATAAACCTTTATTTGGTTACGGATTGGACAATTTTCGTGAATTCGCACATACGTATTCTCATAACAACTATATTGAATTACTGGTCGGTGTAGGATTGGTGGGAATGATGATTTTTTATTCAATATATTTTTTCTTAGTTAAGAAAATTCTTCGTATGAAAGATTTTTTTTTGAAAACGATTTTTTTAGCGATAGTAGGTATTATACTATTAATGGATTTTGCTCTTGTCTCATACAGAAATAAAACATTATTATTTTTACTACTATTTATATTCGTAATCGTAGAATTGGAAAATCAATATACAATAAAAAGTGTAGACAATGAAAAAAAAGATTAA
- a CDS encoding glycosyltransferase → MQEYQNDDIIVSVCLTAYNHEKYIAQALDSILMQEVGFKYEIVVGEDCSPDNTRKILLDYKAKYPDKLKLLLHEKNMGGKKNVMTTLKNCSGKYIAMLDGDDYWIDPKKLQIQIDLMERNPDCHMSFHPAEARIDNAETGKIIAKHANKNKIFSTSEVILGGGGFTPTASTIFHREVIDNLPDFFVETTVGDYYMQVLGALNGGALYIDRVMSVYRQGVEGSWSTSLKNIDIDRKIKWHHDSIKSLNELNKYLNFNYQKEFDQRISNHYYRMSILYLKNDFYKEFRKNIELSYNLYAFKSFKFLILYYLRLFPKFIKYLHQFIYTK, encoded by the coding sequence ATGCAGGAATATCAAAATGACGATATCATTGTTTCGGTCTGCTTGACAGCTTATAATCATGAAAAATATATTGCACAGGCTTTGGATTCCATCCTGATGCAAGAGGTGGGCTTCAAGTATGAGATAGTTGTCGGAGAAGATTGTTCACCGGATAATACTCGCAAGATTTTACTTGACTATAAAGCGAAGTATCCTGATAAACTCAAACTTTTGTTGCATGAAAAAAATATGGGCGGGAAAAAAAATGTGATGACTACATTGAAAAACTGTAGCGGAAAATATATCGCCATGCTTGACGGCGATGATTACTGGATAGATCCGAAAAAACTACAAATTCAAATTGATTTAATGGAAAGAAATCCTGACTGTCACATGAGCTTCCACCCTGCGGAAGCAAGAATCGATAATGCTGAAACAGGAAAGATTATTGCCAAACATGCTAATAAAAATAAAATATTCAGTACTTCGGAAGTGATTCTCGGTGGCGGTGGCTTTACCCCTACCGCTTCAACCATCTTTCATCGGGAAGTAATCGATAACCTTCCGGATTTTTTTGTAGAGACCACTGTTGGGGATTATTATATGCAAGTATTAGGTGCTCTGAATGGAGGTGCTTTGTATATAGACAGGGTTATGTCGGTTTACAGACAAGGCGTAGAAGGGTCCTGGTCAACATCATTGAAAAATATTGATATTGACAGAAAGATAAAATGGCATCATGATTCTATTAAGTCACTAAATGAGTTAAATAAATATTTGAATTTTAATTATCAAAAAGAATTTGACCAAAGGATATCAAATCATTATTACAGAATGTCAATTCTCTACTTGAAAAATGATTTTTATAAAGAGTTCAGAAAAAACATAGAATTAAGTTATAATTTGTATGCTTTTAAATCATTTAAGTTTTTGATTTTGTATTATTTACGGTTATTTCCAAAATTTATAAAATATTTACATCAATTTATTTATACAAAATGA
- a CDS encoding lipopolysaccharide biosynthesis protein: MDNLKSKGATAFLWDFFGKMAMHGTAFVVMIFLARLLEPSAFGLVAMVMVIVTVAKVFTDVGLGGALIQRRRVLPIHYTSVFYFNIFVGACLTIITYSSATLVSEFYKNEQLIPIVQVMSIMFFFTAFSSVHTNILRKELKYAALTKVNFASALLSGIAGVALAFYGAGVWSLVAQALSRVVFYNLFIWFASQWTPSLLFSFKALRQLWGYGFRIFLSGLLETIFTRLDIIIIGKLFTPAALGFFQQAKALDGLIVTYSSSSIMAVLFPILSKVQNDLPRFQHIAIRTLEVICFILFLLLGGMYLISEELIVMLFTEKWLPTAAYFKILVLSGFAYPISALLVNILKGKGNSKAFLRLEIYKKILISINFYVGFLWGIEGYLYGLVVVSVLSVILNTLFASREIHLSVLQFIKPMIVQMLLSVSTVILVVYITSDLELNNILLIVIKGLLFTFLYFFTSAVFRTAPFMTFRNQALQVIRRKISI; the protein is encoded by the coding sequence ATGGATAACCTGAAGTCAAAAGGAGCAACGGCCTTTCTCTGGGACTTTTTTGGAAAAATGGCCATGCACGGAACCGCCTTTGTGGTAATGATCTTTCTTGCACGACTGCTGGAACCGTCAGCGTTTGGTCTTGTCGCAATGGTGATGGTCATCGTTACTGTCGCAAAAGTTTTTACCGATGTCGGCCTCGGCGGTGCTTTGATCCAGCGCCGTAGGGTTCTGCCGATCCATTATACTTCCGTCTTTTATTTCAATATTTTTGTAGGTGCCTGTTTAACGATCATCACTTATTCCTCCGCTACGCTGGTAAGCGAGTTCTATAAAAATGAACAGCTTATCCCGATCGTCCAAGTGATGTCTATCATGTTTTTTTTTACCGCATTTAGCAGTGTGCATACCAATATATTACGTAAAGAGTTGAAATACGCCGCTTTAACAAAAGTCAATTTCGCGTCTGCATTGCTCAGTGGTATAGCAGGTGTTGCCTTGGCATTTTACGGGGCCGGGGTCTGGAGCCTGGTTGCCCAGGCTCTATCAAGAGTGGTGTTTTACAACCTTTTTATCTGGTTTGCATCCCAATGGACACCCTCCTTATTGTTCTCCTTTAAAGCTTTGCGGCAGTTGTGGGGATACGGATTTCGTATATTTTTGTCCGGGTTGTTGGAGACCATTTTTACCCGTCTTGATATCATCATCATAGGGAAACTGTTCACGCCGGCAGCATTAGGTTTTTTTCAACAGGCTAAGGCTTTGGATGGGTTGATCGTCACGTACTCTTCCAGTAGCATTATGGCCGTGCTGTTCCCTATCCTGAGTAAAGTGCAAAATGATCTGCCGCGGTTTCAGCACATTGCCATTCGAACGTTGGAGGTTATCTGTTTTATCCTTTTTTTACTGCTGGGCGGTATGTACCTAATCTCAGAAGAGCTGATCGTGATGCTTTTTACGGAAAAGTGGCTTCCCACAGCTGCGTACTTCAAGATCCTCGTGCTCAGCGGGTTTGCATATCCCATTAGTGCTTTGTTAGTCAATATTTTGAAAGGCAAAGGAAACTCGAAGGCTTTTCTGCGTTTGGAGATTTACAAAAAAATCCTGATTAGTATTAACTTCTATGTTGGTTTTTTGTGGGGGATTGAGGGATATCTTTACGGACTTGTCGTTGTTTCTGTTTTGTCCGTGATATTAAATACACTGTTTGCTTCGCGTGAGATTCATTTGTCGGTACTTCAGTTTATAAAGCCGATGATCGTTCAAATGTTACTATCGGTTTCCACAGTAATTTTAGTTGTGTATATTACATCGGACCTGGAATTAAATAACATTTTACTGATCGTCATAAAGGGACTTTTATTTACGTTTCTGTATTTTTTTACAAGTGCAGTTTTTCGGACAGCCCCTTTTATGACATTCAGAAACCAGGCGTTGCAGGTTATAAGAAGAAAAATTAGCATTTGA
- the tviB gene encoding Vi polysaccharide biosynthesis UDP-N-acetylglucosamine C-6 dehydrogenase TviB, with translation MQNTKIAIIGLGYVGLPLAVEFGKKYETIGFDVAQWRVDELQNGYDRTLEIADDDLTNVITNHTLSFSTNLDDIKVCNFYIVSVPTPVDEHKRPNLMPVIKASESIGKVLKKDDIVIYESTVYPGATEEVCVPVLEKFSGLTFNKDFFCGYSPERINPGDKEHTVTKIKKVTSGSTPDVAQKVDSLYKSIITAGTHLAPSIKVAEAAKVIENSQRDINIAFMNELAIIFNKLSIDTNAVLKAAGTKWNFLKFRPGLVGGHCIGVDPYYLTYKAQEVGYNPEIILSGRRLNDNMGIYVANRVIKLMIKKGQKIEGSKVLVLGITFKENCPDIRNSRVIDVIRELQDFGTYVDIYDPWAEKEDVQREYGVDLIDSLNMESYDAIVLAVSHDAFRKLEIHKSEHQVVFDIKSFLDVELSDGRL, from the coding sequence ATGCAAAATACTAAAATCGCAATCATCGGTTTGGGCTATGTAGGATTACCTTTAGCGGTAGAGTTTGGTAAAAAATATGAGACAATTGGTTTCGATGTTGCGCAATGGCGCGTTGATGAATTGCAAAATGGCTATGATAGAACGTTAGAGATAGCTGATGATGATTTGACGAATGTTATCACCAATCACACACTCTCTTTCAGTACCAACCTGGATGATATCAAAGTATGTAATTTTTATATTGTCAGTGTTCCTACTCCAGTGGATGAACATAAACGTCCGAATCTTATGCCTGTAATTAAAGCAAGCGAATCTATAGGCAAAGTATTGAAGAAGGATGATATCGTTATTTATGAGTCGACAGTATACCCGGGTGCAACGGAAGAAGTGTGTGTGCCTGTGCTTGAAAAATTCAGCGGTTTGACTTTTAACAAAGATTTTTTTTGCGGTTATTCGCCGGAACGTATAAATCCGGGGGACAAAGAACATACTGTGACCAAGATAAAGAAAGTAACCTCTGGTTCAACACCTGACGTTGCACAAAAGGTTGATTCGTTATATAAAAGTATTATTACAGCGGGAACACATCTTGCTCCCAGCATTAAAGTGGCCGAAGCAGCAAAAGTAATTGAAAACTCTCAACGTGATATCAATATCGCCTTTATGAATGAACTAGCTATTATATTTAACAAGTTGAGTATTGACACTAATGCGGTGTTAAAGGCAGCTGGAACTAAATGGAATTTTTTAAAATTTAGACCAGGACTTGTTGGAGGGCACTGCATAGGTGTAGACCCATATTACCTGACCTACAAAGCTCAAGAAGTGGGATACAACCCCGAGATTATCCTGTCGGGACGTAGGCTCAATGACAATATGGGAATATATGTAGCCAACCGGGTGATTAAACTGATGATTAAAAAAGGACAGAAAATTGAAGGTTCCAAAGTCCTTGTACTAGGGATTACATTTAAAGAGAATTGTCCAGATATCCGCAATTCACGGGTGATCGATGTGATTCGGGAATTACAAGACTTTGGCACTTATGTAGATATTTATGACCCATGGGCAGAAAAAGAGGACGTTCAACGAGAATACGGTGTTGATTTGATTGATAGTCTGAACATGGAATCGTATGATGCAATTGTACTTGCAGTTTCCCATGACGCGTTTCGTAAACTTGAAATACATAAGTCAGAACATCAGGTTGTCTTTGATATCAAATCGTTTTTAGATGTTGAATTGTCAGATGGAAGGCTGTAA
- a CDS encoding NAD-dependent epimerase gives MKILVTGTAGFIGFHLAKKLLERGDEVIGLDSINDYYDVNVKYGRLQETGIEKEKIVYAKFIQSSKYPNYKFVQLNLEDRKAVLELFEKEKFDKVVNLAAQAGVRYSIENPFAYIESNISGFINILEGCRHNNVKHLAYASSSSVYGLNEQMPFSTSSNVDHPMSLYAATKKSNELMAHTYSHLYNLPTTGLRFFTVYGPWGRPDMALFLFTKAALEDKTIDVFNNGDMLRDFTYIDDIVEGVVRVMDSPAKSNPNWNGKKPDPSSSSAPYKIYNIGNNNPVKLMDFIEAIEKTVGKKIEKNLMPLQPGDVPATYANVDDLVEDLHYKPETPVQKGIDNFVAWYREFFKL, from the coding sequence GTGAAAATTTTGGTGACAGGAACTGCAGGATTTATAGGATTTCATCTTGCGAAAAAACTTCTTGAGCGCGGCGATGAAGTCATAGGATTAGACAGCATTAATGACTATTATGATGTGAATGTAAAGTATGGCAGATTGCAAGAAACAGGCATTGAAAAAGAAAAAATAGTGTATGCCAAATTTATTCAAAGCAGCAAGTACCCAAATTACAAATTTGTGCAGCTCAATCTTGAAGACCGTAAAGCAGTTTTGGAGTTATTTGAAAAAGAGAAATTTGATAAAGTAGTAAACTTGGCAGCGCAAGCCGGCGTGCGTTACTCTATAGAAAACCCTTTTGCCTATATTGAAAGCAATATTAGTGGATTTATAAATATTCTTGAAGGGTGCCGTCATAATAATGTAAAACATTTGGCATATGCAAGCAGTTCTTCTGTGTATGGGTTAAATGAGCAGATGCCTTTTTCAACTTCAAGCAATGTTGATCATCCTATGAGCTTGTATGCTGCAACTAAAAAAAGTAATGAACTTATGGCCCATACTTATAGCCATCTTTATAACCTTCCGACGACAGGATTGAGGTTCTTTACGGTTTATGGCCCGTGGGGAAGGCCGGATATGGCACTGTTTTTATTTACTAAGGCAGCGCTGGAGGATAAAACAATCGATGTCTTTAATAATGGCGATATGTTGCGTGACTTTACCTACATTGATGATATCGTTGAGGGCGTTGTCCGCGTTATGGACAGTCCGGCAAAAAGTAACCCTAACTGGAATGGAAAGAAACCGGACCCATCGAGTTCAAGTGCTCCATATAAGATCTATAACATAGGTAATAACAATCCGGTGAAATTAATGGATTTTATTGAAGCTATTGAAAAGACGGTAGGGAAAAAAATAGAAAAGAATCTGATGCCATTACAACCAGGTGACGTACCTGCCACCTATGCCAATGTAGATGATTTGGTTGAAGATTTACATTATAAACCTGAAACACCCGTGCAAAAAGGTATAGATAACTTTGTCGCATGGTACAGAGAATTTTTTAAGTTGTAA
- a CDS encoding UDP-glucose/GDP-mannose dehydrogenase family protein, protein MKISVIGTGYVGLVSGTCFAQMGNSTICVDIDKKKIENLKNGIIPIYEPGLEEMVLKNHKNGSLSFTTDVAEAVANTDIIFIAVGTPMGEDGSADLQYVLSVAKSIGEHMQHYMVIVDKSTVPVGTADKVQAAVQAELDRRGSDLKFDVVSNPEFLKEGAAIEDFMKPDRVVVGAESDKAMQMMRELYGPFMKTRDRFIEMDVKSAEMTKYAANAMLATKISFMNEIANICERVGADVNKVRNGIGSDARIGYSFIYPGSGYGGSCFPKDVQALAKTAKKHGYTPRILEAVEAVNYDQKSVISNKVIRRFGEDLSGRTFAVWGLAFKPETDDMREASSITIINELTSRGAEIVAYDPKARHEAENFYLKGNARVRYVDSKYEALTGADAVILVTEWQEFRSPDFGEIHKLLKSAVFFDGRNQYSKERMHDMGFEYFQIGVSS, encoded by the coding sequence ATGAAAATCAGTGTTATCGGGACAGGCTATGTAGGCCTGGTGAGTGGAACTTGTTTCGCGCAGATGGGTAACAGTACCATCTGTGTGGATATCGACAAGAAAAAAATAGAAAACCTGAAAAACGGCATCATCCCGATCTATGAGCCGGGTCTTGAAGAGATGGTATTGAAAAACCATAAAAACGGCAGTCTCAGTTTTACAACAGATGTCGCGGAAGCAGTTGCAAATACAGATATCATTTTTATCGCGGTGGGCACGCCGATGGGCGAAGACGGCAGTGCCGATCTGCAGTATGTTCTCTCCGTTGCCAAAAGCATCGGTGAACATATGCAGCACTACATGGTCATCGTTGATAAATCCACGGTTCCGGTAGGAACGGCAGATAAGGTACAAGCGGCTGTTCAGGCTGAGCTTGACAGACGCGGAAGCGATCTGAAGTTTGATGTAGTTTCTAATCCTGAGTTCTTAAAGGAAGGCGCGGCGATAGAAGATTTCATGAAGCCAGACCGTGTCGTTGTAGGAGCGGAGAGTGACAAAGCGATGCAGATGATGCGCGAACTTTATGGGCCGTTTATGAAAACGCGTGACCGTTTTATTGAAATGGATGTAAAAAGTGCGGAGATGACCAAATATGCCGCCAATGCCATGTTGGCGACAAAGATCTCCTTTATGAACGAGATCGCCAATATCTGCGAGCGGGTAGGGGCGGATGTCAATAAGGTCCGTAACGGTATCGGGTCGGACGCCCGTATCGGGTACAGCTTTATCTACCCGGGTAGCGGCTACGGCGGCAGTTGTTTCCCGAAAGATGTGCAGGCGCTTGCGAAAACGGCAAAAAAACATGGCTATACCCCGCGCATTCTAGAAGCGGTAGAAGCGGTCAACTACGATCAAAAGAGCGTAATCTCAAACAAGGTGATCAGACGCTTTGGAGAAGACCTTTCCGGCAGGACTTTTGCTGTTTGGGGACTGGCGTTCAAGCCGGAGACCGATGATATGCGCGAAGCTTCCTCCATTACCATCATAAATGAACTTACTTCCCGCGGTGCCGAAATTGTCGCGTATGACCCGAAAGCGCGGCATGAGGCGGAGAATTTTTATCTCAAAGGCAATGCGCGTGTCCGTTATGTTGACAGCAAATACGAAGCGCTCACCGGTGCCGATGCCGTCATCCTGGTGACAGAGTGGCAGGAGTTCAGAAGCCCGGATTTCGGCGAGATCCACAAACTGCTTAAATCGGCGGTCTTTTTTGACGGCCGTAACCAGTACAGTAAAGAGCGGATGCATGATATGGGTTTTGAGTATTTTCAGATAGGAGTCAGTTCGTGA
- the wecC gene encoding UDP-N-acetyl-D-mannosamine dehydrogenase — MRNKTICVVGLGYIGLPTAALLSNRGYKVHGVEIIQSTVDTINHGKIHIVEPGLDTFVRSAVNSGRLEADTLPKESDIFIIAVPTPFYEGFVPNIDFVIDATKSIAPYVKAGNIVILESTSPVGTTEKVAEVLEQNGVDISSIYIAHCPERVLPGQIMQELVANDRIVGGITPEATKVTAAFYKTFVDGEVLQTDAKTAEMAKLTENSFRDTNIAFANELSILCDKFGIDVWELIALANRHPRVNILRPGAGVGGHCIAVDPWFIVHKGGKDAKMIRTAREVNMYKTEWVIEKIKNAALTYEKEHGSEAKIACMGLAFKPNIDDLRESPALYITRRLVSENLDVLAVEPNIHKSDEFTLVDFEQAVNEADIVVFLVSHKEFGNLNTEYKIVLDFCGVNK, encoded by the coding sequence ATGCGAAATAAAACAATCTGTGTTGTAGGATTAGGCTATATCGGTTTGCCGACAGCGGCATTGTTGTCAAACCGGGGGTATAAAGTCCACGGAGTCGAGATCATACAAAGTACGGTTGACACGATCAACCACGGAAAGATTCATATTGTTGAACCCGGACTAGACACATTTGTCCGTTCCGCCGTCAATTCGGGTCGATTGGAAGCGGATACCCTGCCTAAGGAGTCCGATATCTTCATTATTGCCGTTCCGACACCTTTTTACGAGGGGTTTGTACCGAATATCGATTTTGTGATCGATGCCACGAAGTCGATTGCGCCCTATGTCAAAGCCGGAAATATCGTCATTCTGGAATCAACATCGCCAGTCGGTACAACGGAGAAGGTAGCCGAAGTTTTGGAGCAAAACGGCGTTGACATTTCAAGTATCTATATAGCCCATTGTCCGGAAAGGGTACTGCCCGGGCAGATTATGCAGGAACTGGTTGCGAATGATCGGATTGTCGGGGGTATTACACCGGAAGCCACCAAAGTGACGGCTGCATTTTATAAGACGTTTGTTGACGGTGAAGTGTTGCAAACCGACGCCAAAACGGCAGAGATGGCAAAATTGACCGAGAACAGCTTCCGTGATACCAATATCGCATTTGCCAATGAACTTTCTATACTATGTGATAAATTCGGTATTGACGTATGGGAACTGATCGCGCTTGCAAACCGTCATCCAAGGGTCAATATTCTCAGACCGGGAGCAGGAGTAGGGGGACACTGTATCGCGGTTGACCCTTGGTTTATTGTGCATAAAGGCGGAAAAGATGCGAAGATGATCCGTACGGCAAGAGAAGTAAATATGTATAAAACCGAGTGGGTAATAGAAAAGATTAAAAATGCCGCATTGACGTATGAAAAAGAACATGGCTCAGAGGCGAAAATTGCATGTATGGGGCTTGCGTTCAAGCCGAATATCGACGATTTGAGGGAGTCCCCGGCTCTTTATATTACAAGAAGGCTTGTTTCCGAGAATCTTGATGTTTTGGCCGTTGAACCCAACATCCATAAGTCCGATGAGTTTACACTGGTTGATTTTGAACAAGCTGTCAACGAAGCAGATATTGTGGTGTTTTTAGTGTCGCATAAAGAGTTCGGTAATTTGAATACTGAGTATAAAATTGTTTTGGATTTTTGCGGGGTGAATAAATGA
- the wecB gene encoding UDP-N-acetylglucosamine 2-epimerase (non-hydrolyzing), with protein MIKKVLIVFGTRPEAIKMAPLVKAFQAEAALETKVCVTAQHREMLDQVLGIFAIAPEYDLNIMKAGQDLYDVTSAVLLGMKEVLSDYRPDVVLVHGDTTTTIAASLAAFYQKIAVGHVEAGLRTGNIYSPWPEEANRRLTSQLAAYHFAPTQTSKENLLKEQINQKNILVTGNTVIDALFFALKAINSDDALKKRVIARINEEYNLDEGKKLILVTGHRRENFGQGFIDICTALKALAENNPEVDIVYPVHLNPNVQQPVHRILESVKNVHLIQPMGYEPFIYLMEKSYFIITDSGGVQEEAPSLGKPVLVMRDTTERPEALEAGTVKLVGTDPGKIIDEAQKLLDDAAAYANMSKAHNPYGDGLACSRIVEFIKGRE; from the coding sequence ATGATAAAGAAAGTCCTCATAGTATTTGGAACCCGTCCTGAAGCCATCAAGATGGCGCCGCTTGTAAAAGCATTTCAGGCAGAGGCTGCTTTAGAAACAAAAGTGTGTGTGACTGCGCAGCACAGGGAAATGCTCGATCAGGTACTGGGGATATTTGCCATTGCGCCGGAGTATGATTTAAATATTATGAAGGCAGGCCAGGACCTTTATGACGTGACCTCCGCCGTGCTTTTGGGTATGAAAGAGGTGCTTTCGGATTATCGTCCGGATGTTGTCCTGGTCCATGGCGACACCACAACAACGATCGCTGCATCGCTGGCAGCCTTTTACCAAAAAATAGCTGTTGGCCATGTGGAAGCCGGTTTGCGAACCGGCAATATCTACAGCCCCTGGCCGGAAGAAGCAAACAGGCGGTTGACCTCCCAGCTTGCCGCCTACCATTTTGCCCCGACACAGACCAGTAAAGAGAACCTGCTGAAAGAGCAAATCAATCAGAAGAACATTTTGGTTACAGGCAACACGGTCATTGATGCACTCTTTTTTGCATTAAAGGCGATCAATAGTGATGACGCCCTGAAAAAAAGGGTCATTGCCCGGATCAATGAGGAGTATAATCTTGATGAGGGAAAAAAACTCATTCTGGTGACGGGACACCGCAGGGAAAATTTCGGGCAGGGTTTTATTGACATCTGTACGGCCCTTAAAGCATTGGCGGAAAATAATCCGGAAGTCGATATTGTCTATCCTGTGCATTTGAATCCCAATGTTCAGCAACCGGTTCATCGGATACTAGAAAGTGTCAAAAATGTCCATCTGATACAACCGATGGGATATGAACCGTTTATCTACCTGATGGAAAAATCCTATTTCATTATCACAGACAGTGGCGGCGTGCAGGAAGAGGCCCCAAGCCTCGGCAAGCCGGTACTGGTGATGCGTGACACCACAGAACGTCCTGAGGCCCTGGAAGCGGGCACAGTCAAGCTTGTGGGAACAGACCCCGGAAAAATCATCGATGAGGCGCAAAAACTTCTGGATGATGCAGCGGCGTATGCGAATATGTCAAAGGCACATAACCCTTACGGCGATGGGCTCGCCTGTTCGAGAATTGTAGAATTTATAAAAGGAAGAGAGTAA